One Falco naumanni isolate bFalNau1 chromosome 12, bFalNau1.pat, whole genome shotgun sequence genomic region harbors:
- the FLRT3 gene encoding leucine-rich repeat transmembrane protein FLRT3: MISVTWSIFLVWTKIGLLLDMAPYSVSAKPCPSVCRCDVGFIYCNDRDLTSIPTGIPEDATTLFLQNNQINNAGIPSELKNLLRVERIYLYHNSLDEFPTNLPKYVKELHLQENNIRTITYDSLSQIPYLEELHLDDNSVSAVSIEDGAFRDNIYLRLLFLSRNHLSTIPWGLPKTIEELRLDDNRISTISELSLQDLTNLKRLVLDGNLLNNHGLGDKVFMNLVNLTELSLVRNSLTAAPVNLPGTNLRRLYLQENHINRVPPNAFSYLRQLYRLDMSNNNLSNLPQGVFDDLDNITQLFLRNNPWHCGCKMKWVRDWLQSLPLKVNVRGLMCQAPEKVRGMAIKDLNAELFDCKDNGMISTIQITTAVPNTLYPAQGHWPVSVTKQPDIKTPNLNKNYRTTASPVRKIITIFVKSVSTETIHISWKVALPMTALRLSWLKMGHSPAFGSITETIVTGDRNDYLLTALEPESPYRVCMVPMETSNTYLSDETPECIETETAPLKMYNPTTTLNREQEKEPYKNSSLPLAAIIGGAVALVAIALLALVCWYVHRNGSLFSRNCAYSKGRRRKDDYAEAGTKKDNSILEIRETSFQMIPITNDQVSKEEFVIHTIFPPNGMNLYKNSHSESSSNRSYRDSGIPDSDHSHS; the protein is encoded by the coding sequence ATGATTAGTGTAACCTGGAGCATCTTCCTAGTTTGGACTAAAATAGGGCTGTTACTTGACATGGCACCTTATTCTGTTAGTGCCAAACCATGCCCTTCAGTATGTCGCTGTGATGTGGGTTTCATATATTGTAATGATCGCGATTTGACGTCTATTCCTACAGGAATCCCAGAGGATGCTACTACCCTCTTCCTTCAGAACaatcaaataaataatgctGGGATTCCTTCAGAACTGAAGAACTTGCTTAGGGTGGAAAGAATATATTTATACCACAACAGCCTAGATGAATTCCCCACTAACCTCCCTAAGTACGTTAAGGAACTGCATTTGCAGGAGAATAATATAAGGACCATTACTTATGATTCGCTTTCACAAATTCCTTATCTGGAAGAACTGCATTTGGATGATAATTCCGTTTCCGCTGTTAGCATCGAGGATGGAGCTTTCCGGGACAACATCTATctcagacttctttttctctctcgAAATCACCTTAGCACCATTCCCTGGGGTTTGCCTAAAACGATAGAAGAGCTACGCTTGGATGATAATCGTATTTCCACGATTTCAGAGCTGTCCCTTCAAGACCTTACAAATCTAAAACGTCTTGTTTTAGACGGAAATCTTCTCAATAATCATGGATTAGGAGACAAAGTGTTCATGAATCTTGTCAATCTTACAGAACTGTCGTTGGTCCGCAATTCGCTCACAGCCGCACCTGTAAATTTGCCAGGAACAAACCTAAGAAGGCTTTATCTTCAAGAAAACCACATCAACCGTGTGCCACCCAATGCTTTCTCTTACTTAAGGCAGTTGTATCGGCTAGATATGTCCAACAACAATCTTAGCAATTTACCTCAGGGTGTCTTTGATGATCTGGACAACATCACTCAGCTTTTTCTTCGCAACAACCCTTGGCACTGTGGGTGCAAAATGAAATGGGTACGTGACTGGTTACAGTCGTTGCCTTTAAAAGTTAATGTACGTGGACTGATGTGTCAGGCACCAGAAAAAGTACGTGGAATGGCTATCAAAGACCTCAACGCAGAACTATTTGATTGTAAGGACAACGGCATGATAAGCACCATCCAAATCACTACTGCGGTACCAAACACATTATACCCAGCGCAGGGGCACTGGCCAGTTTCTGTCACCAAACAACCAGACATCAAAACTCCCAACCTAAATAAAAACTACAGAACCACAGCAAGCCCAGTACGCAAAATCATTACAATATTTGTGAAATCCGTAAGCACGGAAACTATTCACATCTCCTGGAAAGTTGCACTGCCAATGACTGCTTTAAGACTGAGCTGGCTCAAGATGGGTCACAGTCCCGCCTTTGGATCTATAACCGAAACGATAGTTACAGGCGACAGAAACGACTATTTGCTCACGGCTCTTGAACCAGAATCGCCATACCGTGTATGCATGGTTCCCATGGAAACCAGCAACACCTATCTCTCCGACGAAACGCCTGAATGCATCGAGACTGAGACAGCGCCTCTTAAAATGTACAACCCTACCACCACCCTCAATCGGGAGCAAGAGAAAGAACCTTACAAAAACTCCAGCTTGCCCTTAGCTGCCATCATCGGTGGTGCGGTGGCGCTGGTGGCCATAGCGCTGCTAGCCCTGGTCTGCTGGTACGTCCACAGAAACGGGTCCCTGTTCTCCCGGAACTGCGCCTACAGCAAGGGACGCCGGAGAAAAGATGACTACGCCGAAGCGGGAACCAAGAAGGATAATTCCATCCTAGAAATCAGGGAGACTTCTTTCCAGATGATACCAATAACCAACGACCAAGTGTCCAAGGAGGAATTTGTAATACACACCATTTTCCCACCTAATGGCATGAATCTGTACAAGAACAGCCACAGTGAAAGCAGTAGTAACAGGAGCTACAGAGACAGTGGTATTCCAGATTCAGATCATTCACACTCATGA